The following are encoded in a window of Rubellicoccus peritrichatus genomic DNA:
- a CDS encoding family 16 glycosylhydrolase: MRVSLFVASLAFLIIGSLWSIGAEANTPLPKDIQLIGSATEQDSSIYVEGIGGLFIKEPFGHFQATLEVEQYPIGADKNPAFEMVIPHAIRTNKVRFVSHDGVVHVTEIRLFESGLPEYPDIMNPEKSSVAPPNLAANATVTASSNFDGREPTRAVDGKISFDSRWFSSGQVPHYLTIELDKEKTIGCIQMVSGYFKGDFWASTAKEFEFQYWDDGDWKTIPGVKRGGSAGGLSVGILDSTGSIFSIDHDNEGPTWKTSIKRGDFEETDSFTSKINIVEGERNVIETLAFGDTVYFYLNSHAITHLSGDFQGADAIGIASNSPDSILKITDVQTEEIDEATCTLLADAEIFIDGQKLDFSFDPLRSHQQIQLKESGLKEISISLRPGVPDQRILINGKTQTKARIRPDRKHAVTFEVTTIAPDGKTSRSYRFDVLPVPPYDDYELVFSDEFDGDELDLQEWDYRTGKRWESLSLPESISLQDGNLRIKLSVEDGVQKVGGIISKQEFGYGYYETRAKLWKHEGWHSAFWQMGTARNNLINEIDGFESVSPDSFSTNLQYYMPRMILGAQEHKASVAEKFHTIAWEWTPTHMRFFLEGELIREEAYPPPHGLQNVWLSCVAHPNASLEDLPGEILFDYFRYYRKPYGDEIPEGAIVIDQSSPQYVETGTWEFSDNAISHLHKRGVRLSSTPGSTATWSTTLPNSGTYEVFAWNPYVFSDGVLMQYDFVVSHENGTSKASFNPMTSGQIWVSLGQYQFSSDENAKVTLSVQQPLPIRGDAVMFVPR; encoded by the coding sequence ATGCGAGTTAGTCTATTCGTTGCGTCATTAGCTTTCCTCATTATTGGATCATTGTGGTCCATTGGTGCAGAAGCGAACACTCCACTACCCAAGGATATTCAGCTAATAGGAAGCGCGACTGAGCAGGATAGCAGCATCTACGTAGAGGGCATAGGCGGCCTCTTCATAAAAGAACCCTTTGGGCATTTTCAGGCAACGCTTGAGGTCGAGCAATACCCGATCGGCGCCGACAAGAATCCCGCATTTGAAATGGTAATTCCTCATGCGATCAGGACGAACAAGGTCCGGTTTGTGTCGCATGATGGCGTAGTTCACGTCACCGAAATACGTCTGTTCGAGTCAGGGTTGCCAGAATATCCCGACATCATGAATCCTGAAAAATCCAGTGTCGCTCCTCCCAACCTCGCCGCGAATGCGACAGTCACAGCCAGTTCAAACTTCGACGGGCGCGAGCCCACGAGGGCCGTTGATGGTAAGATCAGTTTTGACTCTCGATGGTTCAGTAGTGGACAAGTTCCCCATTACCTGACCATCGAACTGGACAAAGAAAAAACGATCGGCTGCATTCAGATGGTTAGTGGATACTTCAAGGGTGATTTTTGGGCATCGACTGCAAAGGAATTCGAGTTCCAATATTGGGATGATGGTGACTGGAAAACGATCCCAGGCGTTAAGAGAGGCGGGTCTGCTGGCGGTTTATCAGTGGGTATTCTCGATTCAACGGGTTCTATCTTTTCAATCGATCACGATAATGAAGGTCCTACCTGGAAAACCAGCATCAAAAGAGGTGATTTTGAAGAAACTGATTCATTCACCAGCAAAATAAATATCGTGGAAGGCGAACGAAACGTCATCGAAACTTTGGCCTTTGGAGACACAGTCTATTTCTATCTTAACAGTCATGCCATCACTCATCTTTCCGGAGATTTTCAAGGTGCAGATGCGATAGGTATCGCTAGTAATTCACCTGACAGCATATTAAAAATTACGGACGTGCAGACCGAAGAGATCGACGAGGCAACTTGTACATTGCTAGCGGATGCTGAAATTTTCATCGATGGTCAAAAGCTCGATTTTTCGTTCGATCCCCTTCGGTCGCATCAGCAAATACAGCTGAAAGAATCTGGATTGAAAGAAATCTCCATTAGCCTGAGGCCCGGAGTGCCTGACCAGAGAATATTAATCAACGGAAAAACTCAAACTAAGGCGCGTATCCGGCCTGATAGGAAACATGCGGTTACATTCGAGGTAACGACAATCGCTCCTGATGGCAAAACCAGCCGCTCATATCGTTTCGATGTCCTGCCTGTCCCACCTTATGATGATTATGAACTCGTATTCTCCGATGAGTTCGATGGCGATGAATTGGACCTGCAGGAGTGGGATTACCGAACAGGCAAGCGCTGGGAAAGCCTCAGTCTTCCCGAATCCATCTCGCTACAGGATGGAAATCTCAGAATCAAGCTCTCGGTAGAAGATGGCGTTCAAAAGGTTGGCGGCATTATCTCCAAACAGGAATTTGGATATGGTTATTACGAAACCCGAGCCAAACTCTGGAAGCACGAAGGTTGGCACTCGGCTTTCTGGCAGATGGGCACAGCAAGAAATAACCTTATTAACGAAATTGATGGTTTTGAATCCGTTTCGCCCGATAGCTTTTCCACTAATTTACAATATTATATGCCACGGATGATTTTGGGCGCTCAAGAGCACAAAGCGTCAGTCGCGGAGAAGTTCCACACGATTGCCTGGGAATGGACCCCGACTCATATGCGTTTTTTCTTAGAAGGCGAACTGATACGTGAAGAGGCTTATCCGCCTCCTCACGGTCTGCAAAATGTTTGGTTAAGCTGTGTTGCGCATCCTAACGCATCGCTGGAAGATTTGCCTGGCGAAATCCTTTTCGATTACTTCCGATATTACCGCAAACCCTATGGCGACGAGATTCCGGAAGGTGCCATTGTCATTGATCAGAGTAGTCCACAGTATGTGGAAACTGGCACCTGGGAATTTTCGGATAACGCAATATCGCATCTTCACAAGCGCGGAGTTCGGCTTTCCAGCACACCAGGAAGTACGGCTACCTGGTCAACCACCCTCCCTAATTCAGGAACGTATGAAGTTTTCGCCTGGAACCCTTATGTCTTTTCGGACGGTGTTCTTATGCAATATGACTTTGTCGTCTCTCATGAAAACGGGACCAGCAAGGCGAGCTTCAATCCAATGACTTCTGGTC
- a CDS encoding 8-amino-7-oxononanoate synthase yields MIDRLTERVQAALVQRDRDGLRRRLAARAVDQSLIDLSNNDYLRLSQHPKVIAAGKAALECWGASASASPLITGYTEEHAQLELRLAEWTGFSSGLVWNTGYAANQAVLSVFPKKGDLVLADRLIHNSMISGILRSGARLLRYDHLDVDHLEKLILEHHGNDRTIFVVTESVFSMDGDYPDLKTMAELKKRYGFVWIVDEAHAVGWYGKRGSGLVEETEVSDSVDVLVGTLGKGLGSMGAYTLFHDAALRDYLINFAGEFIYSTYLAPSCTAAARAAINITETLSDERSVWQSRSLKLRQEIAGAASGDSPIVPVVIGDPVETLRIAAELKTRGFLVGAVRPPTVPEGGSRLRISLNSQLSNADECSLIKAMQEVRP; encoded by the coding sequence ATGATTGATCGGCTTACAGAACGTGTTCAGGCAGCATTGGTGCAGCGGGACAGGGATGGGTTGCGCCGTCGTTTGGCTGCGCGTGCAGTTGATCAATCATTGATCGATCTTTCAAATAACGACTACCTGCGTTTATCGCAGCACCCGAAGGTCATTGCTGCAGGCAAGGCGGCGTTGGAATGTTGGGGCGCATCGGCTTCCGCCTCCCCATTGATCACTGGTTATACGGAAGAGCACGCCCAACTGGAATTGCGTTTGGCTGAATGGACGGGTTTCTCTAGTGGTTTGGTGTGGAACACCGGTTATGCGGCAAATCAGGCTGTGCTCAGTGTCTTTCCAAAGAAAGGCGATCTCGTTTTGGCTGATCGCTTGATCCACAACAGCATGATCAGCGGAATACTGCGATCAGGGGCACGCTTGTTGCGGTATGATCATCTGGATGTTGATCATCTTGAGAAGTTGATTCTGGAGCATCACGGGAATGACCGCACGATTTTTGTTGTTACGGAAAGTGTTTTTTCGATGGATGGTGACTATCCGGATTTGAAGACGATGGCCGAGCTCAAGAAGCGTTACGGTTTTGTCTGGATTGTTGACGAGGCTCATGCCGTTGGTTGGTACGGAAAACGAGGCAGTGGTTTAGTTGAAGAAACGGAAGTTTCTGATTCTGTTGATGTGCTTGTTGGCACATTAGGCAAAGGCCTTGGCTCAATGGGAGCTTACACGCTTTTTCACGACGCTGCCTTACGTGACTACCTGATCAATTTTGCAGGTGAGTTTATATATTCCACTTACCTGGCTCCCTCTTGTACGGCGGCTGCCAGAGCTGCGATCAATATTACAGAAACGTTGTCAGATGAGAGAAGCGTTTGGCAATCACGTTCGCTAAAATTGCGTCAGGAAATCGCAGGAGCGGCTTCAGGGGATTCCCCAATTGTGCCGGTTGTAATCGGTGATCCAGTAGAGACATTGCGCATAGCAGCGGAACTCAAAACGCGAGGTTTTCTGGTTGGTGCGGTGCGCCCTCCAACCGTTCCCGAAGGCGGTAGCCGGTTACGCATTTCTCTTAACAGTCAGCTAAGCAATGCTGATGAATGCTCTTTGATTAAGGCAATGCAGGAGGTGCGTCCATGA
- a CDS encoding SlyX family protein — MKRHACPMSDDLEARQRDLESQLAQLQRHVEEQDREMLAQSNRLLRIEAELKSTRDRLKSLDDSSKLPHEKPPHY; from the coding sequence ATGAAACGCCATGCTTGCCCAATGTCCGATGATCTTGAAGCCCGACAACGCGACCTGGAGTCACAATTAGCTCAACTGCAAAGGCATGTCGAAGAGCAAGACCGCGAAATGCTCGCCCAGTCTAATCGTCTTCTACGAATTGAGGCAGAACTCAAGTCTACTCGTGACCGCCTGAAATCGCTTGATGATTCAAGCAAACTTCCCCACGAAAAGCCGCCACACTACTAA
- the hrpB gene encoding ATP-dependent helicase HrpB has product MPKTNLPIESIRDDLVRAAVEERRVVLSAPTGSGKSTQVPQMLLDGDCIPSGKKIIVLQPRRLAARLLANRVAAERSGRPGDEVGFHIRFERKIGPDTRILFVTEGILLRMMLSDPELQDVAAIVFDEFHERHLYSDLGIAMARQLQEEKRPDLAIIVMSATLDVDALADYLQPCVALKAEGRTYPITINYSAAAAKVAEAPVWDAVAHHFSKLANEYPEGDMLVFMPGSYEIQRTVQAIQAERAARDWIVLPLYGELPPREQDAAVAQYDRRKVVVATNVAETSITIDGITLVIDAGLARIARFDPHRGINTLLIEKISQASSEQRAGRCGRTAPGHCLRLWSEKEQAHRPVREAPEVKRIDLSETVLALKLHGVESVADFPWFEKPEKKSLHRAVELLQDLGALDNGERLTEIGRRMAQFPVNPRYARMLLAAEEYGCVWHICLIAALTQVRRIVLPLRDRRRNEEREELFGESKSDFFHALRAWGMARRQKYDNGFCRKWGVHGQSARQVEKLASQFVSIAEGQGLEAPEKRINEDAVRRCLLLGFADQLAKRDNRGTLNCSLVHGRRGELRRDSAVRDASLFVAAEIDEMETRGSVTVLLSMATEIEEDWLEELFPNDVAEKSLAQWDHREKRVTAKRARFFRDLVLEEKESGEPEPGDVAAILTGLVLDGRAELKKWDDRVEKWIARVNFASQRLPDLGIPEIDDEGRRILTEQICDGAMSLRDLRDADPWPALGSWLSDEQRMAMDSLCPQSFKLPGRSKPIDLRYEAENDRVILSSKLQDFYDVPASVLTIGGGQIPLTIEMLAPNRRPCQLTNDITAFWENSYEGVKKELKGRYPKHEWR; this is encoded by the coding sequence ATGCCGAAGACCAATTTACCCATCGAATCCATACGTGATGACCTAGTTCGCGCTGCAGTAGAAGAGCGGAGGGTTGTTTTGAGCGCGCCTACGGGCTCCGGGAAATCCACCCAGGTGCCGCAGATGCTTTTGGATGGTGACTGTATTCCTTCTGGCAAAAAGATTATTGTGCTTCAACCTCGTCGTTTGGCAGCGCGCCTGCTCGCCAATCGTGTTGCGGCTGAGCGCTCAGGGCGTCCGGGTGATGAAGTGGGCTTTCATATTCGCTTTGAGCGAAAGATTGGACCTGATACGCGCATTCTTTTTGTAACGGAAGGTATTTTGCTTCGCATGATGCTTTCTGATCCAGAACTGCAGGATGTTGCAGCCATTGTTTTTGATGAATTTCACGAACGCCACCTTTACAGTGATCTTGGTATTGCCATGGCTCGCCAACTCCAGGAAGAGAAGCGTCCGGATCTGGCGATTATTGTAATGTCGGCAACGCTGGATGTGGATGCTCTGGCCGATTACCTGCAACCCTGTGTTGCGCTCAAGGCGGAGGGCCGGACTTATCCAATCACGATAAATTATTCGGCAGCTGCCGCCAAGGTTGCGGAAGCACCGGTTTGGGATGCGGTTGCGCATCATTTTTCGAAACTCGCTAATGAATATCCTGAGGGCGACATGCTTGTCTTTATGCCGGGCAGTTATGAAATCCAGCGTACGGTTCAGGCAATTCAAGCCGAGCGTGCTGCGCGGGACTGGATTGTTCTTCCGCTTTATGGTGAGCTGCCTCCACGTGAGCAGGACGCGGCTGTCGCCCAGTATGATCGCCGTAAAGTTGTTGTAGCAACGAATGTCGCTGAAACATCGATCACGATTGATGGCATCACCTTGGTCATTGATGCAGGGCTGGCTCGCATTGCACGTTTTGATCCGCATCGTGGAATCAACACGCTCTTGATTGAAAAGATCAGTCAGGCCTCATCGGAGCAGCGCGCGGGGCGTTGTGGGCGTACGGCACCTGGGCATTGTCTGCGTCTTTGGAGTGAGAAGGAGCAGGCACATCGTCCGGTCCGCGAAGCGCCTGAGGTGAAGCGTATTGATCTTTCGGAAACGGTGCTGGCACTGAAGCTTCATGGCGTTGAATCCGTAGCTGACTTCCCATGGTTTGAGAAACCTGAAAAGAAGTCCCTTCATCGTGCTGTTGAGTTGTTGCAGGATCTTGGTGCTCTGGATAATGGTGAGCGACTGACTGAGATTGGCCGACGCATGGCCCAGTTTCCCGTTAATCCGCGTTATGCGAGAATGTTGTTGGCGGCGGAGGAGTATGGTTGTGTCTGGCACATCTGTTTGATTGCGGCGCTAACCCAAGTGCGCCGCATTGTTCTGCCGCTCCGTGACCGTCGCCGAAACGAAGAACGCGAAGAGCTTTTTGGTGAATCGAAATCTGATTTCTTTCATGCGCTCCGGGCATGGGGCATGGCGCGCAGGCAAAAATACGATAACGGATTTTGTCGCAAATGGGGGGTTCATGGTCAGTCGGCCCGGCAGGTGGAAAAACTTGCCAGTCAGTTTGTCAGCATTGCAGAAGGGCAAGGCCTGGAGGCTCCGGAAAAAAGGATAAACGAGGATGCTGTCCGACGCTGTCTCCTGCTTGGATTTGCCGATCAATTGGCCAAGCGGGATAATCGTGGAACCTTGAATTGCAGTCTTGTGCATGGGCGACGTGGTGAGTTGCGCCGTGATAGTGCTGTGCGGGATGCATCCCTTTTTGTGGCTGCGGAAATTGATGAGATGGAAACTCGAGGTTCTGTTACTGTCTTACTTAGTATGGCGACAGAGATTGAGGAGGATTGGCTTGAGGAGCTTTTTCCGAATGATGTTGCCGAGAAGTCGCTGGCTCAATGGGATCATCGCGAGAAGCGGGTAACGGCCAAACGGGCCCGTTTTTTTCGTGACCTTGTCCTGGAGGAAAAAGAATCCGGTGAACCTGAGCCAGGTGATGTCGCCGCGATTTTAACAGGGCTTGTCCTGGATGGGCGTGCTGAATTGAAGAAATGGGATGATCGGGTCGAGAAATGGATTGCGCGAGTTAACTTTGCCAGCCAAAGGCTTCCCGATTTGGGCATACCGGAGATTGATGATGAGGGGAGGCGTATTCTGACGGAACAGATTTGCGATGGTGCCATGTCTTTGCGCGATCTTCGTGACGCTGATCCGTGGCCTGCTCTTGGAAGTTGGCTGAGTGACGAGCAACGTATGGCGATGGACTCGCTTTGTCCGCAATCTTTCAAGCTTCCTGGGCGCAGCAAGCCGATTGATTTACGTTACGAAGCAGAGAATGACCGTGTGATCCTTTCAAGCAAGCTGCAGGACTTTTATGATGTTCCGGCGAGTGTCTTAACGATTGGTGGCGGGCAGATTCCGTTGACGATCGAAATGCTCGCACCCAATCGCAGGCCGTGTCAGCTCACCAATGACATAACCGCCTTTTGGGAAAACAGCTATGAAGGTGTTAAAAAAGAATTGAAAGGGCGTTACCCGAAGCACGAGTGGCGATAG
- a CDS encoding methyltransferase domain-containing protein, which translates to MMARFDQCAHRYANYAFVQELMAEWLSEWLDGVSCPEGTALEYGAGEGLFTKHILNHFRRVWAVDQAPHMIELGRDRVPLGDWMEGDAWQADGPVECADAILSSSLLQWCEDPETVLRRWMKRLRPGGQLLHGFYVSPTLPELSSLLGDSVMPVRWHSAEAWEDAFAAVGFTIERSECQTRKIGFKGGLELLRHLHGIGAINPGRVGAGRLRSVLRRYDDEFRSGDDRVFSSWTFCRIQARLKQ; encoded by the coding sequence ATGATGGCACGTTTTGATCAGTGTGCGCATCGTTATGCGAACTATGCATTTGTTCAAGAGCTGATGGCTGAATGGCTTTCTGAGTGGCTGGATGGCGTCTCATGTCCGGAAGGCACTGCACTGGAGTATGGTGCTGGCGAAGGTTTATTTACAAAACATATTCTCAATCACTTCAGACGCGTTTGGGCCGTTGATCAAGCTCCGCATATGATTGAATTGGGTCGTGATAGGGTGCCTTTGGGGGACTGGATGGAAGGTGATGCCTGGCAGGCGGATGGCCCAGTGGAGTGTGCTGATGCGATTCTGTCATCAAGTCTTCTTCAATGGTGTGAAGATCCTGAGACCGTTCTTCGGCGGTGGATGAAGCGTTTGCGCCCAGGTGGCCAACTGCTGCATGGGTTTTATGTGAGTCCAACTCTACCGGAACTTAGTAGTTTGTTGGGTGATTCTGTGATGCCCGTGCGATGGCATTCAGCCGAAGCCTGGGAAGATGCCTTTGCTGCGGTTGGATTTACAATTGAGCGGTCTGAATGCCAAACACGTAAGATTGGTTTCAAAGGTGGATTGGAGTTGTTACGTCATTTACATGGTATTGGAGCGATCAATCCAGGGCGTGTGGGTGCTGGACGTTTGCGGTCAGTGCTTCGCCGTTACGATGATGAGTTTCGGAGTGGAGATGATCGTGTGTTTTCCTCCTGGACGTTTTGTCGGATTCAAGCTCGGTTGAAGCAGTGA
- a CDS encoding fumarylacetoacetate hydrolase family protein — translation MKIVRIQDDAASIRYGALQDDGRIFALEGDIYNGPQVTGELLSGELLAPVEPPAILCIGMNYRKHTEELGKDAPDKPVLFIKSNTSLLGPEMAIELPRFLRSDKVDYEAELAVVIGKPCKNATRETALDYVLGYTCANDVSARDWQIEWGGSQFCKGKSFDTFCPLGPCIVTADEIPDPNQLGIKMVLNGKVMQDSNTADMIFDVQTLIAFLSGSTTLLPGTVILTGTPEGVGLGRTPPVFLQAGDSVSVELEGVGKLANPVIEESV, via the coding sequence ATGAAGATTGTTCGTATTCAGGATGACGCGGCTTCCATACGCTATGGGGCACTTCAGGATGATGGTCGAATATTCGCTCTTGAGGGCGACATATACAATGGTCCTCAAGTCACGGGAGAATTACTGTCTGGAGAACTGCTCGCTCCAGTGGAGCCACCTGCGATTCTCTGCATCGGAATGAACTACCGCAAACATACGGAAGAGCTCGGTAAAGATGCGCCGGACAAGCCGGTTCTGTTTATCAAATCAAACACCTCACTACTCGGTCCGGAGATGGCCATTGAGTTGCCGCGCTTTCTGCGCAGTGATAAGGTTGATTATGAGGCTGAGCTCGCTGTCGTTATTGGCAAACCTTGTAAGAATGCAACACGTGAAACTGCATTGGACTATGTCTTAGGTTATACCTGTGCGAACGATGTGTCTGCTCGTGATTGGCAGATCGAGTGGGGTGGTAGTCAGTTCTGCAAGGGCAAGAGTTTTGACACTTTTTGCCCGCTTGGTCCATGCATTGTGACCGCAGATGAAATTCCCGATCCTAACCAACTTGGGATCAAGATGGTTTTGAATGGAAAAGTCATGCAGGATTCCAATACGGCGGATATGATTTTCGATGTCCAAACGCTGATCGCATTCCTCAGTGGCAGCACAACTTTGCTTCCGGGGACGGTTATTCTGACGGGTACTCCAGAGGGGGTTGGGCTTGGCAGAACACCTCCCGTCTTTTTGCAGGCCGGTGATTCAGTATCGGTTGAGCTTGAAGGAGTTGGCAAACTGGCCAATCCAGTTATAGAAGAAAGCGTTTAA
- a CDS encoding DUF456 domain-containing protein, translating to MEHEINTWAMIVASIFIITGVVGTLLPIIPGVVIVWFGILIYKLWDPAGISWTLVFVCGGLAILAQILDFVCSYYGARRFGATWRGGVGALLGAIFGPFLLGPVITPIGGLIVGPIAGAVVGELSAGRTAKESGKAGVGTVVGGIVSALLKMVIAVFMAGWFYLESF from the coding sequence ATGGAACATGAAATAAACACATGGGCGATGATTGTCGCTTCGATATTCATCATTACCGGTGTCGTCGGAACCCTCCTGCCAATTATTCCGGGCGTCGTTATCGTCTGGTTCGGAATTCTGATCTATAAACTCTGGGATCCAGCTGGCATTTCATGGACCCTCGTGTTCGTCTGTGGCGGACTGGCCATACTTGCGCAGATCCTGGACTTCGTGTGCAGCTACTACGGGGCGCGACGGTTCGGGGCAACCTGGCGCGGCGGCGTTGGTGCATTACTAGGAGCCATCTTTGGCCCATTCCTACTCGGACCAGTCATTACACCGATTGGCGGTTTAATCGTTGGCCCAATCGCCGGTGCAGTCGTTGGCGAGCTTTCAGCTGGCCGCACCGCAAAGGAGTCTGGCAAGGCTGGCGTTGGCACCGTGGTCGGTGGAATCGTCTCAGCGCTGCTCAAAATGGTCATCGCCGTTTTTATGGCCGGCTGGTTTTATCTGGAGAGTTTTTAG
- a CDS encoding Hsp20/alpha crystallin family protein, with amino-acid sequence MNCQIQKNDNQTTDQKTYRRPAYNVNESEGAYTVEVFVPGVTKSGVEISLEDTTLSVVAKRPSQETPEGWKTLRREIASGDYRLQLEVNAPVNREGIAAKVEDGVLNITLPKAEEAKTRKIDVN; translated from the coding sequence ATGAATTGCCAAATACAAAAAAACGATAATCAAACGACTGATCAAAAGACTTACCGTCGTCCGGCCTACAATGTGAATGAGTCCGAGGGGGCATATACCGTTGAAGTCTTTGTCCCCGGAGTGACAAAATCCGGAGTGGAGATCTCACTTGAAGACACGACTTTGAGTGTTGTCGCAAAGCGCCCATCGCAGGAAACACCGGAAGGTTGGAAAACGCTTCGCCGCGAGATTGCATCGGGTGATTATCGACTTCAGCTGGAGGTGAATGCCCCAGTCAATCGCGAAGGAATCGCAGCCAAAGTGGAAGATGGAGTACTCAACATCACTCTCCCGAAGGCCGAGGAGGCAAAAACGCGCAAAATCGATGTAAATTAA
- a CDS encoding dethiobiotin synthase, with translation MPTIFVSANDTCVGKTWVTATLARMLASRGFEVQVIKAVETGVSDGESGDAAFVLKSLSNDETLSGRVVCRTLMHFTEPLAPVEAALRDGAELCFDALVDSVKALPQVEWRIIEGAGGLGVPLESGKAPRDWADFAEAVAADYAVLVIEDRLGAIHQARMLAHYATARSLNAGWWLNQVSPDVPASVRATNEKTLRELAFPLWGIQEFEKTLPSKVSAAWLS, from the coding sequence ATGCCGACTATTTTCGTATCGGCTAACGATACCTGCGTTGGTAAGACCTGGGTGACGGCGACTCTGGCACGCATGCTGGCATCCCGTGGGTTTGAGGTGCAGGTGATTAAGGCAGTGGAGACCGGTGTATCTGATGGTGAATCGGGAGATGCTGCTTTTGTGCTCAAATCATTATCGAATGATGAAACTTTGTCTGGCAGAGTTGTCTGCCGGACATTAATGCATTTCACCGAACCACTTGCGCCAGTTGAAGCTGCCTTGCGTGATGGTGCTGAATTATGTTTTGATGCGCTGGTTGATTCCGTTAAGGCTTTGCCGCAGGTTGAGTGGCGCATTATTGAAGGGGCTGGTGGCCTGGGGGTTCCACTTGAATCCGGTAAAGCACCACGTGATTGGGCCGACTTTGCAGAGGCAGTTGCGGCGGACTATGCCGTGCTCGTCATTGAGGATCGCCTGGGCGCAATTCATCAGGCACGCATGCTGGCGCACTATGCAACAGCACGGTCTCTGAATGCGGGTTGGTGGTTGAATCAAGTAAGTCCGGATGTGCCTGCTTCGGTTCGGGCTACCAATGAGAAAACACTGCGCGAACTGGCTTTCCCTTTGTGGGGAATTCAGGAATTCGAAAAAACTTTGCCGAGCAAAGTCAGTGCCGCTTGGTTGTCATGA
- a CDS encoding Hsp20/alpha crystallin family protein: MKRTYYYPTVPSISDFDRIFDLALPNFGRLLGQRQTEGAPPADFYEDKDNYYVKVELPGVRKDDVNVAFDDGVVALSASRVRKQDDKEHRLEYKRSFRVPEGVSSESITADYGDGLLTLTLPKVPQLKPRQIEIQ, encoded by the coding sequence ATGAAACGTACATATTATTATCCGACAGTTCCAAGCATTAGCGATTTTGATCGTATTTTTGACCTGGCCCTACCGAATTTTGGTCGGCTTTTAGGTCAACGCCAGACCGAAGGGGCTCCTCCAGCTGATTTTTACGAAGATAAAGATAATTACTATGTGAAAGTCGAGTTGCCCGGGGTTCGCAAGGATGACGTAAACGTTGCCTTTGATGACGGTGTGGTCGCTCTCAGTGCTTCACGAGTGCGAAAGCAGGATGATAAGGAACATCGCCTTGAGTACAAACGCAGCTTCCGTGTGCCGGAAGGAGTCAGTTCAGAAAGTATAACGGCTGACTACGGTGATGGCCTGTTGACGCTTACCCTGCCAAAGGTGCCACAGCTTAAGCCAAGGCAGATTGAGATCCAGTAA